The Rhizobium rhododendri nucleotide sequence TGCCGGCAGGCTTCACACCGCCCGTTCGCGCAACGACCAGGTCGCGCTCGACTTCCGTCTCTGGGTGAAGGAAGAGTTGCAGCGCTGCGAACAGGCGCTGACCGGCCTGATCGCCGCCTTCCTCGACCGCGCCGAAGAGCATGCCGATACCGTCATGCCCGGCTTCACTCATCTGCAGACCGCACAGCCTGTGACATTCGGTCACCACTGCATGGCCTATGTCGAGATGTTCGGCCGTGACCGCTCGCGCGTTCGCCACGCCATCGAGCACATGGACGAATCACCTATCGGGGCGGCGGCGCTGGCCGGCACCGGCTTCCAGATCGACCGCCACATGACAGCCAAGGCACTCGGCTTCCGCGAGCCGACCCGCAATTCGATCGACACCGTATCGGACCGCGACTTCGCGCTGGAATTCCTGTCGATTGCCGCCATCGCCGGCATGCACCTGTCGCGTCTGGCGGAAGAAATTGTCATCTGGTCGACGCCGCAATTCGGCTTTGTGCGCCTATCCGACGCCTTTTCCACGGGCTCGTCGATCATGCCGCAGAAGAAGAACCCCGATGCCGCAGAACTGGTGCGCGCCAAGACCGGCCGCATCAACGGCTCGCTGGTAGCCCTGCTGACGATCATGAAGGGCCTGCCGCTCGCCTATTCGAAGGACATGCAGGAAGACAAGGAACAGGTCTTCGACGCCGCCGAGAGCCTAGAACTGGCCATTGCCGCCATGACCGGCATGGTCCGTGACATGACCGTCAACGTCGCGCGCATGAAGGCTGCCGCTGGCTCCGGCTATTCGACGGCCACCGATCTTGCCGACTGGCTGGTCCGCGAGGCCGGACTGCCGTTCCGCGACGCCCACCACGTCACTGGCCACGCCGTGGCGCTGGCGGAAAGCAAGGGCTGCGAACTGGCGGAACTTTCGCTCGACGACCTCAAGGCCCTGAACGCGGCGATTACGGCCGAGATTTTCGACGTTCTGACCGTCGAAGCCTCGGTTGCCAGCCGCAAGAGCTTCGGCGGAACCGCGCCCTCCGAAGTCCGCAAGCAGATCGCCTACTGGCGCGCCCGCAACTGACTGCACGGGCTGCAAGCCGCAACGCAACAATCAGGGTGCACAAGGCGCTGAAACTTCGCTATGAAGGTCTGCCTGCCCGACGCCGCGCCTCAAGAGGAAATCGATGCAAATCAACGTGCCGCACATCATCCGCATGACCCTCGTGCTTTCGCTCATGGGTCTCGCCACCGTTGCGTGCGGCCGCAAGGGCGATCTCGATCCGCCGAGCGTCAACGCCACCAAGGGCGGCGACACCTCGAAGCCGACCAAGCAACCGGGTACGGCCGACAAGCCTTTCATCCTCGATCCGCTTCTTTAGAACAGGCAACCGCCGTGAACCATTTCCAGTATCGCGACGGCGTTCTCTACGCCGAGGACGTTGCCGTTTCGAAGATCGCCGAGACGGTTGGCACGCCTTTCTACTGTTACTCCACGGCGACGCTCGAGCGGCATTACCGGGTGTTTTCGGAAGCCTTCCACGGCGTCGATGCCATGGTCTGCTACGCGATGAAGGCCAATTCCAACCAGGCGGTGCTGAAGACGCTGGGCCGCCTCGGTGCTGGCGTCGATGTGGTATCCCTCGGCGAGCTCACACGGGCGCTGGCCGCCGGCATTCCGGCGGAACGCATCATGTTTTCCGGCGTCGGCAAGACCGCGCCTGAGATGGATGCAGCTCTCGAGGCCGGCATCTACTGTTTCAACGTCGAATCCGAGCCGGAACTGGAAGTCCTGAACCAGCGCGCCGTCCGCGCCGGAAAAAGGGCGCCAGTCTCCTTCCGCATCAATCCCGATGTCGACGCCCGCACCCATGCGAAGATTTCGACGGGCAAGAAGGAAAACAAGTTCGGCATCTCCTATGAGCGTGCCCGCGCCGTCTATGCCCGCGCAGCCACCCTGCCGGGCATCGAGGTGACTGGCATCGACATGCATATCGGCAGCCAGATCACCGAGCTGCAGCCCTTCCAGGCGGCCTTCAAGCTGCTTCGCGAACTCGTCGAGACGCTGCGTGGCGAAGGCCATGCCATCCACCACGTCGACGTCGGCGGCGGGCTCGGCATTCCCTACCATGACGACAACAATCCGCCGCCATCGCCGGACGCCTATGCCGAGATCGTCAGGAACGAGCTGAGCCAGCTGAACTGCCGTATCGTCACCGAGCCGGGCCGCCTGCTGGTCGGCAATGCCGGCATCCTCGTCACCGAGGTGATCTATGTGAAGGATGGCGGCGAAAAGAGCTTCGTCGTCGTCGATGCCGCCATGAACGACCTCATTCGCCCGACGCTCTACGAGGCCTATCACGAGATCCGCCCGGTCGTCGTCACCGCCGCCAGCGCGCCGCGCATCAAGGCCGATGTCGTCGGCCCAGTCTGCGAGACCGGCGACTACCTGGCGCTCGACCGCGAGATGAGCATGCCGAAGCCCGGCGACCTGCTGGCCGTTTCCTCCGGCGGTGCCTACGGTGCCGTGCAGGCCGGCACCTACAATAGCCGGCTGCTGGTGCCCGAAGTGCTGGTCAAGGGCGACGAATTCCATGTCGTCAGACCGCGCCAGACCTATCAGGACTTGATCAACCTCGATTCCCTGCCGGCCTGGCTTGCCTGATCCCTTCTTCGAATTAAAGCAAAGACGCATGGAAAAACCGGCTTTGTCGTTGCACGCCCTCGTCTTCGCCACAAAGAATGCTATCCTTCCGCAAGCGCTGCTTCCTCGGAGGCGCTGGACCATGGGCGCTGCCTGCTGGGAACGGCGATGACGATGTGGGGCGTTTTCAGGCGGCGCAGGGTCGCCGGAGCAAATCTTCGCCCCGGGGATAAGCGTCGGCCAGCAACACCAGTTCGGGGAACAGCGAACCGATGACCAATGCCAGCAAAGATAGGAAAGGCGCTTTTGCCTCCCGGCCGGCGCTCGCACGCCTGGTCGCGACCAAGCGTTTCCTGGCAAGAGCGGTACTCGTCTCCGAGCAGTTGCTGCCGATGTTGCTGCCCTTGGCATCAGTGGCTGCCCTCTATGTCTCCGCCTCATGGTTCGGTCTCTTCCGTATCTTGCCGACTGTCCCGAGGCTGGCGCTGCTGGGCATCTTCATCATCGCGCTCGTCGCCTCCTTCATTCCATTCCGCCGCCTGCGCTGGCCGACCGCTCTCGATGCCGACCGGTTGCTCGAAGAGCGCAACGGCCTGTCGCATCAGCCGGTCGCGGTGCAGGAGGACGAACCTGCCTTCGAGACGCCATTCGCGCGAGCCCTCTGGCGCGAGCACCAGACACGCATGGCGGAACGGATCGCATCCCTCGATGCCGGCCTGCCGCGCCCCGATATCGCCCGCCACGACCCCTATGCGTTGCGTGCCCTCCCGGCCCTGCTGCTGGCGGTGGCCTTCGGCTATTCGATGTCGAACAGCGCCGGCACGCTGGGCGACGCCTTCGACCACCCTCTGGCGTCAACCAACGCCCCCGACCTGCGCATCGACGCCTGGGTGACCCCGCCCGCCTACACAGGCCAGCCGCCCGTCTACCTGACGGGCACGGCAGCCACTGCCGCCGGCGCGATCTCCGTCCCGCAATTTTCCGAACTGACCGTCCGCGTTACCGGCGGTGCCGGCAGCGAAACGGTGCTGTTCCAGGACACCGGTAGCAAGAGCGGGACCGAGGTCGCCTTGCAGGAGGATGCGCCGGCTGCCAAGGCGGGTTCGCCCACGGCTCAAACGCCGCCTGCCGCTGCCGATGCCACCGAAGCCGCGGCGCGGACCCATCAGATGAAGCTCGACAAGGGCGGCACGCTCTCGGTCAACGGCCGGCAATGGGCGTTCAACGTGCTCGCCGACAAGCCGCCGGAAATCGTCTTCGACGGATTGCCGCACGCGACCGTCAACGGGGCCCTCGAAATCGGCTTCAAGGCGAAGGACGACTACGGCGTGGACGAAGCCCACGCTGAAATCGTACCCGTCGATGCCGACCCGCAGGCAACGCCGCTCTATGCGGTGCCGGACTACAAGTTCGAGTTTTCCCGCCGCAACCGCAAGGACGTCAAGGGGCTCGGCAGCCACGACCTGACCCAGGATCCGCTGGCCGGAAAGCGCGTCCGGATCACGCTTGTTGCCCGCGATGGCGCCGGCCAGACCGGTCGCAGCCCGCCGCACGAGATGACCATGCCGGCCCGCAACTTCAACGAACCGCTGGCCGGTGCCGTCGCCGAGCAACGGCAGGTGTTCGCGCTCGACACCCGCAAGATGCCGGATGCGATCCAGCTGAACGAAGCGCTGACGATCCGCGCCGACGAGACCGTGCCGAACCTCACCCACTACCTGCTGCTGCAATCGGCGCAGGCACGCATGCGGCTTGCCCATGACGATGCGTCTCTGAAGGATACCGCCGACTATCTCTGGCAGATCGCGCTCGGCATGGAGGACGGACAGCTTTCGGATGCCGAGAAGCAATTGCGCGACGCCCAGCAGAAACTCTCGGAGGCGCTGCAGCGCAACGCTCCGGATTCGGAGATCAAGAAGCTCACCGACGAATTGCGCAAGGCAATGGACGGCTACATGAAGGAGCTGGCGCAGCGCATGCAGAACGCGCCAAACCAGCCGAACCAGAAGAATGCGAGGGTTTTGCGCCAGCAGGATCTCGAGCGGATGATGGACCAGATCGAGAACCTTGCCCGCTCCGGCAACCGCGATGCGGCCCAACAGATGCTGTCCGAACTGCAGCGGATGATGAATAACATGCAGGCAGGCCGACCGCAGCAGGGACAGCAACAGCAAGGCAAGGACGACAGCAAGGGCCGCCAGCAGATGGACAAGCTCGGCCAGATCCTGCGCGAGCAGCAGAAGCTGATGGACAAGACCTTCAAGCTCGACCAGGCCATGCGCAACAAGATGCAGAGCGGCGATCCGAACGAGGATATGGACCCCTTTGCCCAGCCGATGCCAGGCCCGCAGGGGCAGCAGCCGCCGGGACAAGAGCAGCCGCAGCAGGGGCAGCAACCGCAGGATCCGCAGCAGGGCCAAGGCCAGCAGAAGGCGCAGTCGCCGGAAGACGACATGACGGAAGACCAGCTGCGCGATGCACTGAAGGCCTTGAAGGAGCAGCAGAACACTCTGGAAAAGCAGCTCGGCGAATTGCAGAAGGGTCTCGGGGAGATGGGCGTCAAGCCGGGCCCGGGCTTTGGCCAGGCACAGCGGGAAATGCAAGGCGCCGGCGGCGCGCTCGGCAAGGGCGATGGCGAGAAGGCGACGCAGGGCCAGGGCCGCGCTCTGGAAGCGCTACGCCAGGGTGCCCGCGACATGCTCAACCAGATGATGCAGGCGCAGCAGGGACAAGGCCAAGGGCAGCAGCAGGGCCAGGGTCCGGGCAATCCGGGAGGCCGGGATCCGCTTGGGCGCGCCACGGCAGACGGCAACGGTCCGCTCGACGACGGCAACACCAAGATCCCGGACCAGATCGACGCCCAGAGGGCCCGCGAAATCCTCGACGCGATCCGCCAGCGACTCGGCAACAATCCGACCCAGGAAGAAGAACGGCGCTATCTGGAGCGGCTGCTCGACATCCAGTAGAAGACGCGACCCTCACCATGCGAGCCGATATCGGCCTCGGGGGTGGCGAGGCGTGGCGTCAGGCGGCAAGCGCCAGCGCAACGGCCTTGCGGATGTCCGGCAGGGCAAAGGGCTTGGAGACAACGTCAACGATCTTTTCCATGAGGTCGTCGGCGCGTTCGCGCTGTTCGGCATAGCCGGTCATCAGCAGGATCTTCATGTCCGGCCAGTGCGAAGACGCCTGGTGCGCCAGCTCTATGCCATCCATCACGGGCATGCGGATATCCGACAGCAAAAGATCGAAGCCGCCGCCCTGCAGCTTCTCCAGTCCCTCGGCGCCATCGGCCGCTTCTTCCGTTTCGTGACCGTCCATGCGCAACGCGCGAGCGACGAACCGGCGCAGCGAATCTTCGTCTTCGGTGATTAGAATTCTTGCCATGTGCATCGCTCCGTCGGACGGTCATGTCCCTGGCAGCGAAATCACCAGACTTTCCTTTGCGATCGGTAAACGGCACGCCGAAGAACCGGTCGCATGGTTAACAAGGCGTCTGTGACAGGCGCCCCGAAATGGCTCAGGCGTCGCCGGTAACGACACCGACGAAAGGCAATTCGCGGAAGGCATAGGCGACGTCCATGCCGTATCCGACAACGAAATAATCCGGGCATTCGAAGCCGACATACTCGGCCTCGATCTTTTCCTGGCGCTTGACGCTCTTGTCGAGCAGCACAGCCACCGAAACATTTCTGGCGCCACGCTCATAAAGCATTTCCTTGGCGAACCGCAGCGTCCGGCCGGATTCGAGGATGTCGTCGATCAGCAGCACGTCCCGGTCGCGCACGTCGCTGTCGATATCCTTGACGATCCTGACACCCTGCGACACCGTTCCGGTGCCGTAGCTGGAGAGGGTGACGAACTCGACCTCGGGCGCCAGCCCGGTATCGTGCAGCGCCCGCAGCAGGTCGGCGGCGAAGATGAATGAGCCCTTGAGGATGGCAATGACCAGCAGGTCCTTGGTCGGTCCCTTGGCGATCTCGGCGGCCAGTTCGAGATTGCGTGCGGCAATCTGCGCGGCGGTGAAAAGCGGCTCGATGTTTTTTCCGCGAACGACTGGCATGGTCGGCAGGCTCCCTGGGCATCATCGGCGGAAGGCCCGCCGGTTGGAGCAACAGCCGTTAGCACAATCACCGCCCGTCGGCACCCGCCTGGACAAAGGAAAGCCGAACCTCTGGCATTTTTTCGCCTTGGTGCGGCAATCGCGCCGAAAAGCCACGGCTCTCGCCTCCGCCGATCCGCTCGCTGGGTGGCGCAATCATCACGCTCGCCAGCAACTGGTCGCCATCATAGAGATCGGCCCGGATTTCCGGCAAGGAGCGACCGGCGGCGGTGACATTGTCGATGATGCCGTTGAGTACGAGGATATGCATGCCGTTGGCATCGCGCGGCGTCAGCGAGACATGGGTGAACTGCAAGGGTGCTGCAGCGATCGGCGGGACCCGCACCGGCGCTTCCGCCAGGCCCGAAAAACCGCCGACCAGACCGAACACCAGCACGAAAAGCGCCACGATCAACACCGCGAAGCTGCGACCGGACGCCCGTTGCAGCCAGCTTTCGCCGGCGCGCATGAAATAGACGCCCGCCGACAGGAGAGCGGCAGATGCCATGCCCTTGCGCGGCTGCGGATGATGGCGCCTGTGATTGTCGTTACCGCTGCGGGCCGAAAAATTGTTGCTACGGCCCGGCTGGACGATGACGAATTCGGCGTCGACGATATCGTCCGACCGCTCGAAACGGCGAAGTGATCGCGTTGGCTGTTGCGCCTCGGGCGGGATCAGATCATAAGCCAGTCCCGTCTGATGGTGGCGATTGCGAAATGCGCCCATGGTGACGTCCTCTGTGGTGATCCACATCGTTTCATCGGCGCCGGCAAACGGGCCATTGAAAGGAATCCCACCTAGAAGTAAATTTGAATGGTTAATGCTTCGCAAAGATGGTCGCCGAAGCAGCTTGGGGCCAGCAAACTTTACGGTCCGTTAACCCTGTTGGTTAACAAGTCAGCGATCGAAACCGCGGAAGACTGGGCTGCCCGTTGATTCATTTTGAAAACGTCGGTTTGCGTTACGGCATGGGCCCGGAGATTCTCCGGGACATGACCTTCGACATTCCGAAAAAGTCCTTCCAGTTCCTGACCGGCCCCTCGGGCGCCGGCAAGACGACGCTTTTGCGTCTTCTCTTCATGTCGCTGCAGCCCACACGCGGCCTGATCCGCATGTTCGGCCGGGACATTTCCGCCATTCCCCATAGCGAGCTGCCGCTGCTGCGTCGGCGAGTCGGGATCGTTTTCCAGGATTTCCGCCTGCTCGACCATCTCACCACCTATGAGAACGTGGCCCTGCCCTTGAGGGTCCGCGGCAAGGACGAGAGCTCCTATCGCAACGATGTGCTCGAATTGCTGAAATGGGTCGGCCTCGGCGAGCGTATAAACGTGCTGCCGCCAGTTCTGTCCGGCGGCGAAAAGCAACGTGCCGCCATCGCCCGCGCACTGATCGACCGACCGGAAATCCTGCTCGCAGACGAGCCCACTGGCAATGTCGATCCGCCGATGGCCCGCCGGCTGCTCAATCTCTTCCTCGAGTTGAACCGGCTCGGCACCGCCGTCGTCATCGCCACCCATGACCTGACGCTGATGGACCAGGTCGAAGCGCGACGCATGATCCTCTCCGAGGGGCATCTCGACATCTATGATTGAACCTGATGTCCCCAGCAAGCAGGCGCGTCCGGACGCGCAGACGCCAGCCGAAACGAGGCGGCCGGCAATGCGCGTGCGCCCGACTGGGCCGATCGTTCCGTCCTCGAAAATCCAGGGCAATGCGCTGATGGTGGTGATTGCCATCATGGCTTTCCTCGCCTGCCTGACACTCGGCGCCGTCAGCATGGTACGCTCAACGGCTGCCAGTTGGGAAAGCCAGATCGCCCGCGAAATCACGATCCAGATCAAGCCTGACGACGACCTCGACATGGAGAAGGCGCTGGTCAAGGCCCGCGATATCGCCATGACCTTTGTCGGCACCAAGACCGGGCAGATCGTCGACGAGGCCGCGACCGCCCGCCTGCTGGAGCCGTGGCTCGGCTCGGGCCTCGATCTCAAGGAACTGCCCGTGCCCCGGCTGGTCATCGTCACCATCGACGAAACCCACCCGCCGGATTTCGAGGCGATGCGCGCATTGCTGAAGGACGCGATCCCGCAGGCCTCGCTCGACGACCACCGCACCTGGGTCGACCGGCTGGTGTCGATGGCCCACACCACGGTCATGATCGGTACCGGCATCCTGCTGCTGGTGTTCACGGCTATGGTGCTGACGGTGGTCTTTGCCACACGGGGCGCACTGTCCGGCAATCGTCACATCGTCGAGGTGCTGCATTTCGTCGGCGCCGAAAGCGCTTTCGTAGCCAAGGAATTCCAGAAGCATTTCCTGAAAATCAGCTTCAAGGGCTCCGCGGTCGGGAGTGCCTTGGCGGCGCTTTTCTTTGCCGCCGCAGGCTTGCTGCAGAGCCACACGATCGCCACCCCGCAGACCGACCAGGCGACGGCACTGTTCGGCACCTTCTCGGTCGGCGCACTCGGCTATCTCGGCATTTTCGCGACGATGGTAATCATCGCACTGCTGACGACGGTCACCGCGCGGTTTACGGTGATGCGAACCATATACGAGATCGACCAGATCCGATCGGACCCGAGCAGGAGCGATAATGCGACCTGAGCTTAAAACTATGACTGATCTGCCATCAAACGGCCCGGACACAGCCCTAGTCTGGCGGAACTGACGTTTGGCAACCATGGAACAGATGACACGAAACACGCTCGATCCGGCGACGATGCGGCAGGTAGCAGGTGGTGAAAATCCCCCGCGCCGCAGCGTTTTCCGTCGGATTATGCGTTGGACGGGCTTTGCCACCATTCTTGCCGGCGCCATCCTTTTCGGTGGCTTCCTGCGCTTTGCTGATTCGGTCACCACCCTACGGCCGCCACTTGATCCAAAGGCCGACGCCATCGTCGTGCTTACCGGTGGCTACCAGCGCATCGACCAGGCGATCGAGCTTCTGCGCAGCGGCGCCGGCAACCGGCTCCTGATATCGGGCGCCTATCCCGCCACGACCCGCAAGCAGATCGCCAAGGCGACACAGACGCCGCCGGATCTTTTCGCCTGCTGTGTCGATATCGGCTACGACGCCATCGACACGATCGGCAATGCCAGCGAAACGGTGAAGTGGATCCATGCCAAGGGCTACAAGAGCGTGCTGGTGGTCACCAACAACTACCACATGCCGCGCAGCATAGCGGAACTGCGCTATGCCGACCCGGAAATGGATTTCATTCCCTATCCCGTCGTCAACTCGGACCTGAAGACCAAGGCCTGGTTTACCGACCCGAATGCGCTTCGCACCATGCTCTCCGAATATGCCAAGGTACTGTTGACCGGTGGCCGCAACCTGTTCGGTTTTGCCCGCCCTGCAGGCCTTCGCTCGCAGGAGCAGGACGACGCGCAGCACAAGGGCTAGCATCGGCGCCTGCCGTCTTTTTATTGAGATCGATATCGTGTAGGCACGGGATCAGGCGCCGTCACCAGGCGTGTCGGGACAGCTTCATGATCACCGTTCGTTCGATCCTCTTCAATGCCGCCTTCTATCTGAACCTGATCATCCGGATGATCGTGCTTTCGCCCATCTATTTCATGATGCCGCGCAAGGCCGGCTACGCCATTCCCAAGGCCTGGGCCACATCCAGCGTCTGGCTGATGGAGAAGATCGTCGGCACCACCTTCGAGATCGAGGGTCTCGAGAACATTCCGAAGGGCGGCTACATGTTTGCGCCGAAACACCAGTCTTTCTGGGATACGTTTGCGCTGCTCCCCTACCTCGACGATCCCGTCTATATCCTGAAGCGCGAGCTTTTATGGATCCCGCTGTTCGGCTGGTATGCCAAGAAGCAGCAGATGATCCCGGTCAATCGCGGCGCCCGTGGCAAGGTGATGGTCGAGGTCCTCAGGCGCACGCGCGAGGTTCTGGCGGCAGGCCGACAGCTGATCATCTACCCCGAGGGCACGCGCCGCCCGCCCGGTGCCGAGCCCGTCTACAAATACGGCATTGCGCGCATGTACCGCGATCTCGATGTGCCGGTGGTGGCGGTCGCCATGCACCCCGGACTGTTCTGGCCACGCCGCGATTTTCGTCGCTATCCCGGCCATTTCAAGGTCCGCATCCTGCCCCCGATCCAGCCGGGTATGGACCCCGATGCCTTTTTCGCTCACCTGATCAAGGTGACCGAGGCTGCCAGCGACGAACTGCTGCAGGAAACCGTGGCCCGCAATCCGGACCTGCCGCTACCGCCGACGGCCATCGAAAGACTGGCAATCCTGCGCAGTTCCCCGTCGGCAGAGGCCAGCGGCTGAGCTCAGGCAGCGCCTCGCAACCGCAACACTTCTTCATTGACGCTCTCGAGCCAGGCATCGCGGATGCCAGCCTCGCGGAGATGGGTGAGCGTATTGAACACATAGGCATCGTTTGGCCCGGACTGGCCGACGGAGACATCGACGATGCGGGCAGCTGTCAGCGGATCGAGCGCGCCGGCATATTGCCTGTGATGGCGGTCGACCACATAAGCCACAGCGGTCACCCGGCGGCCGTCTGCAAGCCGGATCGGAGCGAGGCGCTCGAGGTAGACCCTGGTCACCAGTTCCCGCTCCCTGAGGTAGGAAAGCACTGCATCCCTGTCCGCGTCCGCCACCCGGAACGCCACGCCACGGCAGGCCCCGCCACGGTCGAGGCCGAGCACCAACCCGGGGCTGGCCTCGCTGCCACGATGCACCCAGGAATAAACGCAGAGCGAACGGCGATAACCGAAAATGACGGCATCCGCTTGTTCCAAAAAGGCGAAACCCGGATTCCACATGAGCGATCCGTAGCCAAACACCCAAAATTCGTCCATATCCAAAGCCATACTCACATCAGCATTGCTGTGCACCATTGGAGAACATCATGTCAGCGTCAAGCCAGAGCGAGCGATCCGGCAGAGGCTTCCGGGGGATGTTCATCCTTTTGGGGATCATCGTCCTGCTGGCCGCAGTCTACACCGCCGGCTGGTTCTATGCCGCCTCGGCGCTGAAGACCAATGTCCTGCGGGCGCTGGGCAAACAGGATGCGGCAGGCTTTACCGGCCAGTGTACGGACCTCGACCAGCAGGGCTTTCCCTTCCGCATCGGCCTGACCTGCTCCAAGGTCCAGGTCGACGACCACACACGGGGTGTGTCCGCCACCTTCGACGACCTCAGCGCCTCGGCTCACGTCTACGCGCCCGGCAACATCGAGTGGCAGCTGAATTCCCCGGCAGAGATCCGAACCTCGCAGGGACTGACCATCTCCTCCGAATGGGCAGCGCTACAATCCACCATGGTCACCCGGGGCAACGGCATCGAGCAGGGCGCCACCACGATCAACGGCCTCAAGACCGCCGTCGTCTCCTCGGCAACCGGCCAGACGGTGAATTTTACGG carries:
- the argH gene encoding argininosuccinate lyase codes for the protein MADDTNDTSASNQMWGGRFASGPAAIMEEINASIGFDKKLFAQDIRGSVAHATMLAHQGIISTEDKDKIVHGLNTIMSEIESGNFEFSRKLEDIHMNIEARLATLIGPAAGRLHTARSRNDQVALDFRLWVKEELQRCEQALTGLIAAFLDRAEEHADTVMPGFTHLQTAQPVTFGHHCMAYVEMFGRDRSRVRHAIEHMDESPIGAAALAGTGFQIDRHMTAKALGFREPTRNSIDTVSDRDFALEFLSIAAIAGMHLSRLAEEIVIWSTPQFGFVRLSDAFSTGSSIMPQKKNPDAAELVRAKTGRINGSLVALLTIMKGLPLAYSKDMQEDKEQVFDAAESLELAIAAMTGMVRDMTVNVARMKAAAGSGYSTATDLADWLVREAGLPFRDAHHVTGHAVALAESKGCELAELSLDDLKALNAAITAEIFDVLTVEASVASRKSFGGTAPSEVRKQIAYWRARN
- the lptM gene encoding LPS translocon maturation chaperone LptM; its protein translation is MQINVPHIIRMTLVLSLMGLATVACGRKGDLDPPSVNATKGGDTSKPTKQPGTADKPFILDPLL
- the lysA gene encoding diaminopimelate decarboxylase: MNHFQYRDGVLYAEDVAVSKIAETVGTPFYCYSTATLERHYRVFSEAFHGVDAMVCYAMKANSNQAVLKTLGRLGAGVDVVSLGELTRALAAGIPAERIMFSGVGKTAPEMDAALEAGIYCFNVESEPELEVLNQRAVRAGKRAPVSFRINPDVDARTHAKISTGKKENKFGISYERARAVYARAATLPGIEVTGIDMHIGSQITELQPFQAAFKLLRELVETLRGEGHAIHHVDVGGGLGIPYHDDNNPPPSPDAYAEIVRNELSQLNCRIVTEPGRLLVGNAGILVTEVIYVKDGGEKSFVVVDAAMNDLIRPTLYEAYHEIRPVVVTAASAPRIKADVVGPVCETGDYLALDREMSMPKPGDLLAVSSGGAYGAVQAGTYNSRLLVPEVLVKGDEFHVVRPRQTYQDLINLDSLPAWLA
- a CDS encoding TIGR02302 family protein — protein: MTNASKDRKGAFASRPALARLVATKRFLARAVLVSEQLLPMLLPLASVAALYVSASWFGLFRILPTVPRLALLGIFIIALVASFIPFRRLRWPTALDADRLLEERNGLSHQPVAVQEDEPAFETPFARALWREHQTRMAERIASLDAGLPRPDIARHDPYALRALPALLLAVAFGYSMSNSAGTLGDAFDHPLASTNAPDLRIDAWVTPPAYTGQPPVYLTGTAATAAGAISVPQFSELTVRVTGGAGSETVLFQDTGSKSGTEVALQEDAPAAKAGSPTAQTPPAAADATEAAARTHQMKLDKGGTLSVNGRQWAFNVLADKPPEIVFDGLPHATVNGALEIGFKAKDDYGVDEAHAEIVPVDADPQATPLYAVPDYKFEFSRRNRKDVKGLGSHDLTQDPLAGKRVRITLVARDGAGQTGRSPPHEMTMPARNFNEPLAGAVAEQRQVFALDTRKMPDAIQLNEALTIRADETVPNLTHYLLLQSAQARMRLAHDDASLKDTADYLWQIALGMEDGQLSDAEKQLRDAQQKLSEALQRNAPDSEIKKLTDELRKAMDGYMKELAQRMQNAPNQPNQKNARVLRQQDLERMMDQIENLARSGNRDAAQQMLSELQRMMNNMQAGRPQQGQQQQGKDDSKGRQQMDKLGQILREQQKLMDKTFKLDQAMRNKMQSGDPNEDMDPFAQPMPGPQGQQPPGQEQPQQGQQPQDPQQGQGQQKAQSPEDDMTEDQLRDALKALKEQQNTLEKQLGELQKGLGEMGVKPGPGFGQAQREMQGAGGALGKGDGEKATQGQGRALEALRQGARDMLNQMMQAQQGQGQGQQQGQGPGNPGGRDPLGRATADGNGPLDDGNTKIPDQIDAQRAREILDAIRQRLGNNPTQEEERRYLERLLDIQ
- a CDS encoding response regulator yields the protein MARILITEDEDSLRRFVARALRMDGHETEEAADGAEGLEKLQGGGFDLLLSDIRMPVMDGIELAHQASSHWPDMKILLMTGYAEQRERADDLMEKIVDVVSKPFALPDIRKAVALALAA
- the hpt gene encoding hypoxanthine phosphoribosyltransferase; the protein is MPVVRGKNIEPLFTAAQIAARNLELAAEIAKGPTKDLLVIAILKGSFIFAADLLRALHDTGLAPEVEFVTLSSYGTGTVSQGVRIVKDIDSDVRDRDVLLIDDILESGRTLRFAKEMLYERGARNVSVAVLLDKSVKRQEKIEAEYVGFECPDYFVVGYGMDVAYAFRELPFVGVVTGDA
- the ftsE gene encoding cell division ATP-binding protein FtsE, producing the protein MIHFENVGLRYGMGPEILRDMTFDIPKKSFQFLTGPSGAGKTTLLRLLFMSLQPTRGLIRMFGRDISAIPHSELPLLRRRVGIVFQDFRLLDHLTTYENVALPLRVRGKDESSYRNDVLELLKWVGLGERINVLPPVLSGGEKQRAAIARALIDRPEILLADEPTGNVDPPMARRLLNLFLELNRLGTAVVIATHDLTLMDQVEARRMILSEGHLDIYD
- a CDS encoding cell division protein FtsX; translation: MIEPDVPSKQARPDAQTPAETRRPAMRVRPTGPIVPSSKIQGNALMVVIAIMAFLACLTLGAVSMVRSTAASWESQIAREITIQIKPDDDLDMEKALVKARDIAMTFVGTKTGQIVDEAATARLLEPWLGSGLDLKELPVPRLVIVTIDETHPPDFEAMRALLKDAIPQASLDDHRTWVDRLVSMAHTTVMIGTGILLLVFTAMVLTVVFATRGALSGNRHIVEVLHFVGAESAFVAKEFQKHFLKISFKGSAVGSALAALFFAAAGLLQSHTIATPQTDQATALFGTFSVGALGYLGIFATMVIIALLTTVTARFTVMRTIYEIDQIRSDPSRSDNAT
- a CDS encoding YdcF family protein; this encodes MEQMTRNTLDPATMRQVAGGENPPRRSVFRRIMRWTGFATILAGAILFGGFLRFADSVTTLRPPLDPKADAIVVLTGGYQRIDQAIELLRSGAGNRLLISGAYPATTRKQIAKATQTPPDLFACCVDIGYDAIDTIGNASETVKWIHAKGYKSVLVVTNNYHMPRSIAELRYADPEMDFIPYPVVNSDLKTKAWFTDPNALRTMLSEYAKVLLTGGRNLFGFARPAGLRSQEQDDAQHKG
- a CDS encoding lysophospholipid acyltransferase family protein, with the translated sequence MITVRSILFNAAFYLNLIIRMIVLSPIYFMMPRKAGYAIPKAWATSSVWLMEKIVGTTFEIEGLENIPKGGYMFAPKHQSFWDTFALLPYLDDPVYILKRELLWIPLFGWYAKKQQMIPVNRGARGKVMVEVLRRTREVLAAGRQLIIYPEGTRRPPGAEPVYKYGIARMYRDLDVPVVAVAMHPGLFWPRRDFRRYPGHFKVRILPPIQPGMDPDAFFAHLIKVTEAASDELLQETVARNPDLPLPPTAIERLAILRSSPSAEASG